TCGTTCAATCGCTTGGTTGCCGTCTCGTGCGTAATGACCCGCGAGACGAACGACGAGCTGCTCTTTATGATATTGTTCTTCggtttcctcctcttcaatcCTTCCTTCACAGGTGGTGCTGCGAGAGCTGGATTGCCATCTCCAAATAAAGATGCTGCGCCTGTGCCATCCACGGAGGGTGTGGGGGTCTTAAGCCGGCTACCGATGCTAACCAGCGAGAGCTTGACACCTGATGTCGGAGGCGCCGGAACGGTCGCAAGTGGATTGGGGTTCATGACGGGGGCTTCGgagggatgtggaggaggggtggcTAAGTGTAGGTCATCTCGGAGGAGGTAAGTGCCTATCGTAAAGTCCGTCAGTCAGCAAATCCAAGCAACCTTGCGGCGACGTGCATGAGCGAACATGCGCCCCTTCAGAAACATACCTTCTCCGGCTTGTAAGGAACAGCCACCCTCGGGATGGCTGATGATATTGTTGGTCTCTACAACTGGTACCGCCATGCCATTCGACGCCCCGGCCGCATAGGCGACGGGGACGGTATAGCGAGGCGGAGGTGGGGGAAGGACGCTGGATCAAGGGGTCAGCCAGGTGAAGAGACGCAAAAGAGTCGTCATAATAAATGTAGATAGGGCTGAAAGGTAGTGGCGCTCTTTGACCTCCAGGGAATTGAAGGCCGACCTATGATGCGCCCATGAGGCGGAGATAAGGGACCAAGGACGCTGATAACCGGGCTTTTCAGCTTTGGGTTGGGAGGGCAAGTCTTACAACATGGCTGCGGATACCACAAGCAGGCACACCGGTCAATCAGCGATAAATTAAAAGGATTTTGGAGGGTGGTGTGACAGGGGCCTAGGAATGCGCGATAGGCTTGTCAGACAATCGTCGTAGCGaattcccttcccccccaagaGCGGCACCCTTGACGGTGCCACTCAGGGTGGCTTGTAACGTTCTTAGGTTGTGAGAGGACTGGTCCAGATGGAAGGGCTGGAAGTAggtcgtcgttgtcgttcGTGCAAGGGAGAGAGGGCGGGACCGAGGCTCTCGAATGGGCGAACGTTCTGCTGGCTAGTAGGACGAGGGTGATGATTGGGGCGGAGATTCGCGGGAAAGTCACTTGTGAACTCGCAGGAAGCTGGATATCGTTGGATTATATACCCcggagttgaagatggtgaggagagagaggcggGGAGAGTTACCGGGTAAGAACTTGCGCAATGGCCTTATAACCCGGGGGGATCGAGCGACGGCGGATGTGAAGCcagagagaagagcgagCGGGCGGCCAATTCCGGGGTTGGTCGAAGTTGGCGCGTGGGGCCGCCAATCTGCCAGGCTTCAGTcaatcctcttcttttcccccaatGCTAACGGCGCCAATAACCCACACTAGTCCTCGTAGTCCAAAGTCAATCACTCTTGCGTCGTGCCGCCCCGGTTCCATGGGGACTAATCTACTCTCGTGGCCGACATGGCAGGTTAAAATGAACGAGTGGATCATCAGCCGTATTTAGGCCGTTCATTATGCATCATACTTTATTACTTCTTACTAGTCGGTTAACTGGCGATACTTTGCCGGCAAACACACTAACAACCCAATATACAGACTCAAGGGTATCTATTTGACTCCACAGGAATACGACAGTAGTGTTCGCCCCGTCACACTCCGCTTCCACTAACTCTCCGCCAAATCATGACGGCCGCCGCTCCAGCGCAAACCACTGCCCCAAGAGCAATTCCCCATGCCATCCATTTgccttccacatcttcctcGCTCCGCGGGAAGGCCGTACTAGGCTCCATCGCCGCTTCTGCAATGTGGACAAATACCTCCTGGATGGAGCTCCACGTGGCACTGacatgaagaggaggactcGGCATATTCAACATAGCAGTGTATTCGTGGGGCTGATATTCGGCCCGCTGCGTAGTCCGATCCAAGTCTGCCTTGAGTGCAATAAAAACACTGGGAAGCTCCTCCAAGTGAGGATATTTGGCGCGTAGCGCTGGGATGTATGCAAAGGAATCGGGATCTGACGAGTCATACGTGTACACGATGACATCGCACTGGTCCAGCAGTTTTACCTGATTTTCGAGGAGGGCAGGCTCCAGTTCCCCGAGCTCATCGAGGATGAGGTAGCACTGTTTCCCTCCCGGAAGCTCGACTGTGTTCACCGCAGTTCGGGGCTGGATCGTAGGCCGATAAGTAGTACTGAATCCACGGGAAAGAAAAGCGTCAAGGAGTGCAGATTTGCCTGAGCCTGCAGTCCCAAGGACGTGACCAAGAACAACATTGCGGCCCACACGGCCAGGACGCTTGCGTCTCTTTCGTGGTCGCGTAACCTTCAGCGCTGCTGTTGTAGAAGGATTGCTGCGGTCGGACGACTCGAACCCCAGGTAGGCCAGATACTCCAATGTTGTCTTAGGCGACGTGAAAGTAGTCATACTCCATTGCGCAAGCCATCCTTGAAGGGTGACATGGCCGGCTTCGTTGCGAACggtagaggaggggaaggaaccGTCCGCCCATGAAGCAGGCAAACCCGGGGTGGGCGCAAAGAGCGACGCCAGCTCCGCATCGTTCAGGCCTCCGTCGTTATCCTTGTCCGAGAGTAGGAAGAGGTTCACAAAGAATCGATACCCCTCTGGCGAAAGCTCAGCTGACGCATAAGGGGGTACGTCAAATCTCGGGTGAAGGAAGTTCTCCTGTAGTGATAGATTATCCGTATACTGGAATGCTCGTAGTATAATCCAAACAGTCTCGTGACGGCCTTTTTCCGCATACATCTTGTTCAGCTGCAGGAAACCGCGGCAATCGATGCCTGAGGGTGTCACTGAATGAGGATGCGTCCTCTGTATCGTCTCCTTGATGTGAATCAAATCTTCCTCACTCAATGGCTTCTCAAAGCATCTCATTTGAAAATCCTTGATCTCCTTATCAGAGAGGTAACCATCCCTATCCTTATCGCAGAGGTAGAAAATTCGCTGCAACGCCGCGATTGCTGCCGGCTTCAGGGAGGATTCTTTGGAGTCAAACAGCGGTGCGATCGGATGGGTAACCGCTTTCtggcaaaggaagaaggcTTCGTTGACATTCCGATGTTCACGGGCACTGGTGCGGATGCAAGAGTCGATTTCCTTAAACTCCGCCATTAATGGTAGCATTTCCTCCTCAATCACCTGAGCCTCGGTGTGATCTGCAGCAAGGTCGGACTTGTTCGCACATAGTACCACGGGGACATTGACCCCTAGAGAACGAAAGTATGGTAACCAGAATAGAGCGACTCTCTCATAGCTGTAATGGTCCGAATACACGAGTAGGATTACATTGGACTTCCGGATCTCCCTGGCTAGATTATTGCGCTCCTGCGGAAGAGCGGAGGTGTCCACCACCGTCGTTGTCGTGACATTCTCGGGGGTACCGATCGTAGGAGGGATGGTGATTTGAGGGAGGATAGGCTGGATCTTGTTTGTAACGAACACCCCCTTCACAAGGGAGGTGATGAGACTGGACTTGCCAGTGCCCTCATCACCACAGACACAGATTCGCACTGAGGTGCTGTTAGTAAGTAGATGAGTGAGCAGCTCAACGTAAACATATCGAACCTGTAGCCATTGCGGATCTGGAAACTTTCAAGGCGACTGGGGACGCCTTAATCAAATTATTGGGGCATGCTTCAGGAAGCTTTTGTTAATAACAACTAGGTCAATCCGATTTGAAAGTCCAGGCCAATCGAAACGCGATGTCACTAAGGACTCGGTCGGCTGGGAACTACGATGATCGTCGGAGCCTCGGCGGTGGCTGTGCCGTTCTTGCGGCCTCAGGATCCAGCCGGTCGGGTTTCTTACTATAGGTGTGGCTGGACTAGTAGATACTGGGGATGAAACAAAGCAGGTACCTAGTAATAGCGGATGGGATAGGGAAGTGCTTCTGAAATGGCTTCGTGTATACTACTTCAAGCTGATTGACCTGGAGAGTTACCAAGACGAGACCGAGGGAAGAAGCTGGTAGAAGCGGCCCCAGCCACACTCCCCCGTATTCATTGATGCCGCCTGCGGAAAGTCCCCTCTCCGAGTGAGTACAGCCCCCTCGATTCCCACGGTTGCTGACCTTCCCCATGAATCAGATGAGTATATTATTCATCGCACAGGAACATTTTGAGAGAGCGATTTGCACAGTCACCAAACAGTACAGGGTCGTTGTGGATGGTGCAGAGTTTGGATAATTGAGCCTTATCGTTTGCGAATCGCAGTTGGTGTCAGCCGTCATCTGGTTCCACTTCCGGTCGCTCCCATAGAGACGAACAGCCTTCGCAGAACATCCTACTATCAAcatccttctctctccttccactccttcttccctaccccatcttcttccctaaCCCTCCCTTCACCCTCAGTTTCCGTCAAGCATAGCCAGAATGCCTCTCGGAATTCACAATCCGTTACCTTCATCGTTAGGAAGTATGTTCCGCGCCGCTTTCGTTCCAATTTCCCCGCAATTCTCTTGAACAGGTGGTTCGGCCTGCGACTAACAACCAGACAGGCGAATGTAGAAAGGCGGGCAAAATCCTCGCCTCGTTTGTCGATCCACGACAAGCTTTTGGACCCGATAAAGTGATTCCTCCGGAGATTCTGGCAGGAGCCAAGGTAATTAGCAAAATCCATACTCAGCTTGTTGCTCAAATGTCGCACCGTCACTCACGGTTTCTTCCCTAGGGTCTCGCCGTTCTTACTGTCCTGAAAGCTGGATTTTTGGGCTCAGCTCGATTCGGTTCTGGTGTCGTTGTCGCTCGACTAGCTGACGGAACCTGGTCTGCTCCGTCGGCCATTGCcactgctggagctggattTGGAGGCCAGATCGGGTTTGAGTTAACCGACTTCGTGTTCATTTTGAATGATGCCGCTGCCGTTCGGACGTTCTCGCAGGTCGGAACCCTGACGCTAGGTGGAAACGTTTCGATCGCTGCTGGACCGGTCGGACGAAACGCGGAAGCTGCTGGCGCGGCTAGCACAAAGGGTGTGGCGGCAGTGTTCTCATACTCCAAGACCAAGGGTCTCTTTGCCGGTGTCAGTCTGGAGGGAAGCATGCTGGTGGAACGTAAGGATGCGAACGAGAAGATGTACAACAGCCGGGTCTCGGCACGCCAGCTCCTCAGCGGAACCATTCGACCTCCCCCGGGCGCGGACCCTCTCCTGACCGTGTTGAACTCGCGTGCGTTCTATGGCAACGCCCGGAATGGTAGTGACATGTACAACGACATCCCCGTTTATGATGACAGCCATGACGATGTGGTTTGGGAGGGCCGCAGGGGTGAGGCGTATGGCGAAGGAACGCGGCGCGATCGCACTGGGTTCAGTGGCTCAGGTTCAGATGACTTCCGCGACCGACCCCGCCGTGCGAATACGTGGGCGGACGATATATACGATCGACCTGCTGGAGGGCTGAGCCGTTCGTCGACTACTCGGTACAGCGGTCGCAACGACACTTACGACTCATTCAACCGCAGCCGGAGCAACACTACCCCAATTGATGAGGACTATGTATATTCTGACCGGAAGCCTAGCCGACCCACAGCTCCGAAACCCGTGTTTGGACAGCGGACTGGGGCAGCTCCTGCTCTACGCCAGGACCAGGCCGTAGCACTTTATACTTTCGATGCAGACCAGGAAGGTGACCTGGGTTTTAAGAAAGGAGACATTATCACTATCCTCAAGAGGACTGACAAGAAAGAGGACTGGTGGACCGGGCGGATCGGGAGCCGAGTTGGCATTTTCCCCAGGTAAGCAGATCCGGAATTCGCAGACACCGTGTTTTCCTCGGCCATGGAACTAACCATTACTATTCAGTAACTATGTCGAAACTGCTTAGGAGTCGGCGTGTCCTATTGGACTCACGCGGAATGATATTTGACGACGCGAGCACCCTTAACGCCATATTCTTCCCTTCACGAATGCTTTTTATATTCCTCTTCCGTTTGATATTCAGCTTCCATGTCATCGTTTAAGACTCACCCCCTTTAGTTTTTGTTCCCCAGGaatctctttgctttttcctttcgGCTTTTTGAGTATAAGCGCCGGAGTTGCCTGTTGGGCCGACCAGCGGATTCGGGGTGGCTTTTGAACGGATAAGTGACAAAACGGGACAGTTGCACCTGTGTATGTGTTCGCTTTGGCGATGGTTCTAGCTTTAGTATATGCTTGTGTGATAGTGTTGGACCACCTTTGGGTTATACATAAGACTTCCCCCATGCTgttttgttctttttttgggaCTGCAGATTTATAACTGTCAAAAATGGAATATTCCCTCTTTGTTGCTGCGCCAAGGATGGATTGGTTGGACATGTTTTAGACGattgcagctgcttcttggctgATATGCTTCTCCCTTGCGAGGAAGGGAGGATTAGTGAGAATAAAGAAACGGGTGGCTGCCGTCAGAAAGGTCCGGGGAGCGTCAAGGAGTCGTCAGCAGTCAAGCTCCCAGCGACGTCCAAGTTCCTTGCTCATCGCATTGCAGTAGAAGCGGTCGGTACATTCCTCGGGAGACTCTCCTGCACCAAGTTGAACTCAACCGGGACCCATCCTTCTGGGCCATTGGACCTCGTGGAGCCAGCCCCTCCGCAACATCCTCGAAGTCATCGGATGAGGCCCGCTCGGCCAATAGAGGTCAGGAACACATGGCACGAGACTCGCGCCAGGTCTCACGCGAGAAGGCAGAGAAGCAGTGCGATTGCAAATTGAGTCCATCGTGCGACGGACTCGTTCTTTCTCTACAGTTTTCTGGAAGAACAGCGGCATGCCACTCTCATGCCAGATAATCTCCCTCATTTCCTAATACGAGGACGAGGCTATGGAAGGAAGACGGATACGTCAGCTGAGATTCTGAGTTGAAGATTACGAAATGACTCAGGCGATCATCTGTAGGTAAGTTAGACAGCAGGCATATGGGGAACCGCACAAGGTTTTTCCAGCTGGTGAATGACGGTTTTCCCTGTCGATCTATGTATGGGATGCCGGAACAGACGCATCACCGCCATGGCGGTTCACAACAAGATGAGCAAGTCAATTTATGCATTAGACTTTCCCGACATTGCTCAGCCTTCTGAATGATGAATGGTGCTCCGAGTCCAGTGCATAGATTCTACCGTCAAATGATAAGCTCATTGTGTTTCATTGTGCCCGTTCtattccctccttctcctctcatCTCGTGATTTGTTGTCGTCATTACTCAGTTGATTTTcaacttctcctctttcaacCTTTCCTTTGTCCTTCCATTGTAGTACTACTCTAAGCGTTCCGTGGTATCTCACTGCCAGTGCCTGCATTTAGGGGCGGGAGTCACCCTAATAGTAGACTATAAGAACAGGGATCGACTCCGCATACGTGAGTGAGGGTAGTCTAACCAACAGTGGAGTTGCAATCCCTCCTCGTGCaatctaaaaaagaaaaaaagaaaaacaaaaataaaattcagCTCTCGGATAGCCAGTCCACACTACCAGGTAGTTCCTCGACTCATGTTCTCCGAGCCCTAGCGAACTGAATAAGATTTGCTTCAAAGACCGTGCTACCGAGCATTGGAGTCCACCGAAAAAAAGCACGGGGTACTGCTGATCAGCGATCGCCCGAACGAAAAATCAAACGAACTGAACAAGGTATATTACTAGAACCATCGAGTCACATTTCTCGAAGTGAACGGACGGTGGCCTGCCATCGAAATTGATCAGCAGTGGAGCATCGCGCTGACTAAGAGGGcataacgtaaccggcaagcgagtcggccaggcaagccagtcggccacctgtatatcccatactaatccagcgatttttgagctgtaatactacagccaaactttatagattcaaatttatctaatgaaattggcatactagaatatatctaagattagtatacaaatatcataagataaatatcaatatttgatcAAGTAAAATGTATtacgctgtatttttttggtaatttattttaaacttgtattatatataacatgaatcctattatattatatattcttgatatttggtttcttaaagtatatatatagcttcagttaatattctattataattgaacttacggtgggtgagatattagagttagataaatgttagattagtatgggatacacaggtggccgactggcttgcctggccgactcgcttgccggttacgttatcCTGCCCAAGATCGATCCATccgtggagagagagagagagagtgagccTATACAATTTGGTTTCTCCTCCTGTTCACTGGCCTCGGATTCCCAGATTTAGCCGTTGATGGGTCTTCTGATAGAATACTCTTTCGCCTAAAgtgttttttctttctttcgaaTTACTTGTCAAAAACctacttttattttattttattttccctgttcttgttcttgcggTGTTGTTCAAGGCCGACCACCACTTCCAAACTGAAGCGcggccagcccagcccagccagaACCAGCCAACCAAAGCACGGCGGCCTTCCCTCGTCTcgtccaccttctccaggtCCTTACTCTTTCCCAGCACCGAACTACTAACTCCCaactcccccatccccatcctctttCTCACGAAGAACAACTACCGCCCACCTCAGCCTCTCGTCACTCGCTCTTCCTTTTCAAACCCTTTTCTACCTCTTCTCTCGTTTGTATCGTCGTCGCCAAAATCGTATCATCGGCCGCCGGATGCCTAGCCGTCATCGCCcgcctctctttcctctcgtCACCCTGGTGGTTGCTCCTCTCCGTCGACGCTTCTTCCCCGCTCCCATGATTCCATGACTACCTTTTCTCTGCGTTGTCTTACGGCCCTGGTGGTACATtgacctcctcaccaccaagcGACTTTCCTAATCCACAGCCAACCCCGGGGCGTTTTCTTCCTGTCCGGTCCCCCGGTTAATTTGCTCTCATGCAGGTGCGTCGCTTTCATTATGTCCGCGTTCTACCCAAAAAATTTCCCCCCCGTTGTACCCCTCGCCTACAACAACACTCTGGGAAAAGCTTAAGGCTGCTCTCGGCCTTGGGTCTATCCTTACCGAAAGGTTTACCTGGCAAGAAAGCATCTCTTGTGCGATGCGTTGTGGACCCTCCAACCCCTGTTTCAATTGTATTATTCAAGGACTGTCTCTAAACATGCCGTCGTGAGTTTCAGGCTTCACCGAGCCCCTCTGAGCCAAGCGGAGGATATGCAACGAAGAGAGGCCATGTACCTCAACTGTCGATCAGTGACCCCAGTCACCATGTCACCGAAGCCATTGGCCATATGTACGATGACGATTACGACAAGCGAGATTCTCGACGCCTCAGTTTCATATCCTCCCCGTTGAGCGAATCCATTACTATAATTCCCACAAAGCTCGCCGGCTCCGAATCTCCTACCTCCCCACAGTCTCTCCAGGTTCAAAACCACATCAATGATCATAATAATCGGCAAGCGAACGGGCAACCATGGCCGCATGGGGCCAAGTCCGCCGAAAGTAGCCCGACGTCTCCCGCGTCCACCACGTCCCCCGTATCGACCGACACAGCCAcaacctccttccctctgAACGATGTCGACTATGAATCCGACCCGGCCGCCGTAGCACAAGAGCTGAACAATCTCGCCGCAATCCGGCGGATGTCTATGGATGTTGCTGCTACGGATGACCCCGATCTCCCTAGCTTCTCCGTTCCATCCATAGcgccctctccctccgaCGACGAAAACGATGCATCGCGATTGTTTTGGGTTCCAGCCCGTTTACACCCGGAACTTGCCCCGAAGGAATTCAAGTCTTTCCTTGAAAGTAAAACAGAACAGATCAAGCGGAAATCAGGCGACTTCTCTACCTTGGGCCCGGAGCGTGAAGGATCAATAGGGGGCTTGAGGCGAAAGCGGTCTATGCTATCCAGGCAAATTGACACCTCTCAGGGATATACAGATGGCGCCGAACGACTCGAACGAAAACGCTCCCAATCGAAACGCGATTCGTTGGGGCCCAATCTGCATGAACTAGAAACAATAGTGAACGATTCGAAGCCGCGAGTTCCCAACGCAACGAATATCCTCGACGGGATTCAGAAACTTGGCATTTCCACTGACGAGGACAAACCTATCCTTCCCCCTGCACCTCCAAGCCACAGCCTCAGACGTTCGACAAGGACACAATATAGGAAGGCCGGAAGTCTGAAGAAAGGCGAGAAGGCACCGTATTCGAAGCGCGTGGCTAGGACTTCAGACGCAGATGAGAGGGTTACTTCACCGACTGGTTCATCTGGAGGTCAAGCAGTCTTGGGGCTGACACGAATGTCTACTGACCCAACACCGAGTTCAACGCGAGCTCAAGCTGCGGCCAAATCGACGATAGGCGCACCCCAGGCCCCTGTTGTGACAACTAGTGCAACAACAGCAAGCCCCTGTGTAGACTCAGCGGTGGAACAATCACAACCAGCCAACGACCGCTCCCATGATGCAGCCTCGTCAGATCCGTCGAACAGGGCCAGCGCGCCAGCACATTCGCGACAATGGCACTCACGGATCAGCTCCAATGGACGGTCAACGGCGGACGTTCCACCGTCGGAACAAAAGATACCTGAAATCATTGAAACGCCTCCTCCCGGGACCCCCACCACGCCTTCAACGCCGACCTCACAGTCACATGCGTCCCCGAAAGCACCTGCAGGCCAAGATAGAATGCAGGAACGAAGCTCAAGTAAGCGGTCGGCACATAGTCGCACTCAGAAGGAGACCACACCCACCTTTAATGACTTCGCCAATACCCCACAGCCTCTTCCTGGAAACACCACCCGAACGGACAGCCTGTCCTACATCCCAACTTTCGAGGATCGCAAGGCTGAgtcgaaggagaaggagaaggaaacaaaagagtcgaagaagtcaaaagataagaaagatTCGGAGGGTGGCCGCAAATCCAGCTGGCACTGGCTGCTGGGTTCCGAGGATAAAGataaagagaagaaaaaggacaagGACAGTGACTCGAAGAAACTCAAGGCCAAGATAGTGGACAAAGTTCATGAGACAGCGCACGCTCTGCCATCCTCAAGTGATTCTAGTCAGCGAGGCCGCGAAAACGTTGCAGTGGATCGACTGGATCCCAaactggaagaggagcgtCGTAAGGACAATGCGCGACGGACCTCTGGGGAgtcaaagaaagagaaggagtcTGGGTTGTTCTCCTCCATATTCGGCGGAagtaggaagaagagcagtgGCGACAGTAGCCATCACAGCCATCATCACAAGAAAAGTGCTTCTCGAAACCTATCACCTGATCCGCCTATGCGTGAGCTGCGGCCGGATGTTGATTACGCTTGGACCCGCTTCTCGATTCTAGAAGAAAGAGCGATCTACCGGATGGCTCACATCAAGCTTGCGAATCCTCGACGCGCGCTGTACTCTCAGGTCTTGCTCAGCAATTTCATGTACTCTTACTTGGCGAAGGTCCAGCAGATGCATCCGCACATGATGTTGGCTACTTCCGCTGCgcaaaggcagcagcagaagcaacaAGAAGAGTATCAACAATACCAAAGATATCAAGAGGTGAGTAATCCGCGAAGATGCTCTATTGTCATTGAAGGTTCTAACTGTTCGTCGAAACTGCAGTCTCAGGAGCAACAATATACGGATAGTTCCTACGATGATCCTCAAATGTATGAATATACGGACGATGCACAGGATCATTATGGCGCCCATTCGCAAAGTAGCAAGGGTGGCTACGAGAATGGAAATGCGTATGGCCCGGGACATTACCAGTATGGTCACTCGACATTTGGCGACGACGTCCAgcttgacgatgatgacgatgatatgTGGTAATAGGGAACAGACAAGTGATTCCCTCTATTGCTGTTGATTCTATTGCAGCGCACTAAATACCCCTTGTGCCAAGTCTGGTCGGTTCTCACACTCTGTACACTGATATTAGCCTTTACTTCTTGTGTCATCCTCGCATTCTTTTCGCTCCCCTGGTGGTGGACTCTTCATTTTTTTCTATGCACAGGGCATATAAGGGTATACAGAGGAAGCCATTGAAGCTCCTCTATTCTCGTTTGAACACTTGTTGTGTCAACTTATATAGTGGTCCTTTGAATATTCCACGATGGTAGGGTAGGGCCTGACATAGCTTCTCGTCTTGGGTTTTTTTTGTTCGCATAGCGTGTGGGGTTTGTCGATTGTTTTTCTGTCCGGCGTCAACGATGCCTTGTTATAGAAGTCTGAACACTCCAAATGGGTCACATGTTTCTGTGACACCAGTATTTCAGTCACTCCTCGTAACCAATGTGTAATTTAATACCTTCATGATGGTCAACTGTATTCTAGAGAAAGACAATCATACCTTTCCCTCAATTACACCCTGTCAAGCCCCTAATCCACGCCGTATCTATTCTAGCCGTCCCAACTAGCTATTACTAAAATAGCCTAGGATCCACTCGACCCGCGGCCAGCCATCGAGAAATCACGTGACATGCATCTATCTCCCCACAGCCTCCACAGCGTCATCCCGACCTGGCTGGACGGGACCATCACTTCCATTTGCCAACATTGAAAGGAGAACGAACTCAACACAGCCCGTATCTAAGGAGCAAACTCGGAAACCGATACAACGAGATATATCACATAACAATCAACGAGAAACGAATCAGCAGAATCTCAAGTGCCGAAAAGCGACACCTGAAGCAAAATGGCCGACGCCTTCGAACGTGAACAGTACGAGAACCCACCCACATTACCTTGACTATTCCTACGCAAAAAGGACGGAAGGACTTTGTTGGCTTGGGACAAcaaaaaaactaatatatgGGGATAGACAAAACAATGCGCTCCTAAACTCTCTCTCGTCGAAGGTCTCCGCGCTGAAATCCGTTACCATTGATATCTATGATAATGCGAGGGATCAGGATACGTTGGATCATTCGGTTTGTTGAATCCTTACTTTTTTCACTGTATTTGTGTTTTTCTTTAATGTGGATATCGTCTATGGGAGAAACTACATCTGCATAGGTATAGATGAGCATGAAAAAGCTAACAATATGTTTTTAATCATATGTCTAGAACCAAgtcttttcctccctctccacgaATCTGAAAGGTAGCGCGAGTCGCTTAACTCGTATGGCGCGGCAGGGTGATACCGTTGCGGTGTTGAAGGTCGCTGGTATCGTGGTGACGGTTGCGGTGGCGATTTGGATTATCCTGGGGTGGATTTT
The window above is part of the Aspergillus luchuensis IFO 4308 DNA, chromosome 8, nearly complete sequence genome. Proteins encoded here:
- a CDS encoding SYLF and SH3 domain-containing protein (COG:S;~EggNog:ENOG410PFWF;~InterPro:IPR033643,IPR036028,IPR007461,IPR001452;~PFAM:PF00018,PF04366,PF14604,PF07653;~go_function: GO:0005515 - protein binding [Evidence IEA]), whose protein sequence is MPLGIHNPLPSSLGSECRKAGKILASFVDPRQAFGPDKVIPPEILAGAKGLAVLTVLKAGFLGSARFGSGVVVARLADGTWSAPSAIATAGAGFGGQIGFELTDFVFILNDAAAVRTFSQVGTLTLGGNVSIAAGPVGRNAEAAGAASTKGVAAVFSYSKTKGLFAGVSLEGSMLVERKDANEKMYNSRVSARQLLSGTIRPPPGADPLLTVLNSRAFYGNARNGSDMYNDIPVYDDSHDDVVWEGRRGEAYGEGTRRDRTGFSGSGSDDFRDRPRRANTWADDIYDRPAGGLSRSSTTRYSGRNDTYDSFNRSRSNTTPIDEDYVYSDRKPSRPTAPKPVFGQRTGAAPALRQDQAVALYTFDADQEGDLGFKKGDIITILKRTDKKEDWWTGRIGSRVGIFPSNYVETA
- the gem1 gene encoding ERMES complex Ca(2+)-binding regulatory GTPase GEM1 (BUSCO:EOG0926133I;~COG:V;~EggNog:ENOG410PH4W;~InterPro:IPR020860,IPR011992,IPR001806,IPR018247, IPR027417,IPR021181,IPR002048,IPR013567,IPR013566;~PFAM:PF00071,PF08355,PF08356,PF08477;~TransMembrane:1 (o604-625i);~go_component: GO:0031307 - integral component of mitochondrial outer membrane [Evidence IEA];~go_function: GO:0003924 - GTPase activity [Evidence IEA];~go_function: GO:0005509 - calcium ion binding [Evidence IEA];~go_function: GO:0005525 - GTP binding [Evidence IEA];~go_process: GO:0007005 - mitochondrion organization [Evidence IEA]), with product MATVRICVCGDEGTGKSSLITSLVKGVFVTNKIQPILPQITIPPTIGTPENVTTTTVVDTSALPQERNNLAREIRKSNVILLVYSDHYSYERVALFWLPYFRSLGVNVPVVLCANKSDLAADHTEAQVIEEEMLPLMAEFKEIDSCIRTSAREHRNVNEAFFLCQKAVTHPIAPLFDSKESSLKPAAIAALQRIFYLCDKDRDGYLSDKEIKDFQMRCFEKPLSEEDLIHIKETIQRTHPHSVTPSGIDCRGFLQLNKMYAEKGRHETVWIILRAFQYTDNLSLQENFLHPRFDVPPYASAELSPEGYRFFVNLFLLSDKDNDGGLNDAELASLFAPTPGLPASWADGSFPSSTVRNEAGHVTLQGWLAQWSMTTFTSPKTTLEYLAYLGFESSDRSNPSTTAALKVTRPRKRRKRPGRVGRNVVLGHVLGTAGSGKSALLDAFLSRGFSTTYRPTIQPRTAVNTVELPGGKQCYLILDELGELEPALLENQVKLLDQCDVIVYTYDSSDPDSFAYIPALRAKYPHLEELPSVFIALKADLDRTTQRAEYQPHEYTAMLNMPSPPLHVSATWSSIQEVFVHIAEAAMEPSTAFPRSEEDVEGKWMAWGIALGAVVCAGAAAVMIWRRVSGSGV